GTGGTGCGCAACCGCAGCTTCGTCTACCAGCAGCTGAGCGACGGCCGCATCAGCAACGTCTACATGGTCAAGGCCCTCAACAAGGACGACACGAATCACCACTACCGCCTGGAGATCGAGGGCCTCGACGCCCAGGTGATCGGCGGCTCGAAGGACATCGAGGCCCGCTCGGGCGAGGTGGTGCAGCAGAGCGTGGCCCTGGCCCTCAGTCCCGATCGCGACGCGAAGAGCGTCGGCAGGTTCACCTTCGTCCTGGTGGACGCCGAGAGCGGCAAGAAGGTCGCCCGGCGCAGCAGCACCTTCATCCTGCCCGAGCGGGAAGCCCACGAAGCCCACAAGGAAACCGAAGAGTAGAGGAGACCCCCGTGAAGTTCACCTACGCCCAGAAGTTCGTCGCCGGCATGGTCGGCATCCTCGTCTTCACCTTCGCCCTCGACATCGGCTTCATCGTGGTGGGGGCCATGGGCGACGACGGGCTGGTGGTCGAGAACTACTACAAGCACGGCCTCAACTACGACGCCGATCGCGCGACGCGCGAGAACAAGCAGGGCTGGCAGGTCGCGCTCGACGCGCCCAAGATGGCCCAGCGCGCCGAAAGCGCGATCGTGACCCTCAAGGACCGCGACAGCCGCCCGCTGGCGGGCGCCACCGTCACCCTCCAGCTCTTCAGGCCGACCAAGGCGGGCTACGACCAGCGCATCACCCTCGCCGAGGTGGGAGCCGGGCGCTTCGAGGCCCCCGTCACCGTCCCGCTCGAGGGGCTCTGGGACGCCACGGTCGAGATCCAGCAGGGCGCGGTGCGCTACGATTACCGCGAGCGCCTGCGGCTTGAAGCCCCGCGCTCATGACCACGCTCGCGCCGAGCGCCTGCTTCCATTGCGGGCTCGACGCCAGGGACCCCGTCACCGGCCGGATCGGCGACCAGACGCGATCGTTCTGCTGTAAAGCCTGCAAGCTCGCCGCCGAGCTGATCGGCGGCGAGGGGCTCGACGGCTTCTACGCCCGGCGCGAGGGTTTCGGCCTGAAGCCGAAGGCGGCGCACGACTTCCCCTTCGACGATCCCCACTTCCAGGAGAGCATCTCAAGATCCGAGGGCTGCTCCATGCGCGAGGTCGTCCTGGAGCTCGAGGGCCTTCACTGCTCGGCCTGCGTCTGGCTGATCGAGCGCATCCTCGGCAAGACCCCGGGGGTCGAGTCGGTGAGGGTCAACTTCACCGCCCGGCGCGTCGTCATCCGCTGGGATCCCGCCACCGTCCGCCTCGGAGCCCTGGCCGACACGCTCGGCGCCCTGGGCTACCCCCCCTCTCCCTACGACCCCACCGGCTCCGACCGCCGGGCCCGCACGCGCCAGCGCGCCATGCTGATCCGGCTCTCGGTCGCTGCCCTGGCCGCCCTCGGGGCCATGTTCGTGGGCGAGGGCCTCAACTGGGGCGGGTTCGACGCGAGCGAGCACCACCTGCGCGGGATGCTGTCGTGGGTGGGGCTTGCGATCGCGACGCCGGCGGCCCTGTACGTGGGCTGGCCCTTCTTCAAGAGCGCCTGGACCGGGCTGCGCGCGGGCGCGCTCACCATGGACGCCACGATCACCCTCGCCTCGCTGATGGCCTACCTCGCGAGCGTCTGGGCGACGGTCACCGGCCGCGGCGCGGTCTACTTCGATTGCCTGCTGGCGCTGCTGTTCTTCCTGCTGGTCGGGCGCGCCCTCGAGGGGGCGGTGCGGCGCCGGGTGCTCGGGCTGGCCGAGCGGAACTGGCGGCTGGCCGCCCCCAGCGCGACCCGGCTCAAGGACGACGGCGAGGAGACGGTGGCGACCTCGGCCATCCGGACAGGCGATCGCCTGCTGGTGCGCCCGGGCGAGACGATCCCGGTCGACGGCCGCGTGGAGTCGGGCACCGGCCACGTGGACGAGGCCATGCTCAGCGGCGAGTCGCTCCCGGTCTCGAAGGCTCCCGAGAGTCCCGTCACGGCAGGCACCCTCAACCTGGAAGGGGCGCTCGTGGTGCGCGCCGAGCGGGTGGGCGCCGAGACCACGCTCGCCCAGATCGTGCGCTGGGTGAGCGAGGCGGACGCCGCGCGCTCTCCCTCCCAGCTGCTCGCGGACAAGGCGGCGACGGTCTTCTTGCCCCTGCTCGTCCTGGTGGCGGGCCTGACGTTCTGGCTCAACCTGCCGCTCGGGCTGGACCATGCGATCCGCAACACCGTGTCGGTGCTGATCGTGACCTGCCCGTGCGCGCTGGGGCTCGCGACGCCGGCGGCGATCGCCGTGGCCATGGCCCGCGGGGTCCGCGAGGGGATCCTGTTCAAGGGCGGCCTGGAGCTCGAGCGCCTGCGCGGGGTGACCCACCTGATCCTGGACAAGACGGGGACGGTGACGGCGGGCCGGATGCGCGTGACGCGCGTCGAGGGCGAGGGCCTTGAACTCGCGGCCTCGCTCGAGGCCCTCTCGGAGCACCCGATGGCCCGGGCGGTGACGGCCCATGCCCAGGAGCAAGGGCTGGCTCCGCTTCCGGTCGAGGGCTTCAAGGCGATCCCCGGGTGCGGGGTGGAAGGCACGGTCGCGGGGCACCAGGTGCGGATCGGGAAGCCGGGATGGCTCGACTCCATGGAACTTGATTTTATCCCCCCACCCCCCACCCCGAGCCGCTCTCGGGCATCCGTGCCCTTCGCGGCATCAGCGCATCCTGCGCAAGTCCACCAGGGGGCGGGGAGTCCCGGACCGGAGACGGACAGCCGTATCCTGATCGCGCGGGACGGGAGGGTCGTGGGCTCCGTCTCGATCGCGGACACCCTGCGCCCCGACGCGGCCGAGACCCTCGGTGCGCTCAAGGCGCGCGGGATCGAGGGGATGCTGCTGTCGGGCGATCGCAGGCATGTGGTCGAGGCGATCGCCGGCAAGCTCGGCCTCGCGCGCTTCTTCTCCGACGTCCTTCCCGACGGCAAGCGCGCGGTGATACAATCCGAGCGCGGACACGGGCGCGTGGTGGCCATGGTGGGCGACGGCGTGAACGACGCCCCGGCGCTGGCGAGCGCCGACGTGGGCATCGCCATGGGGCAGGGGGCCGCGATCGCGGCGTCGGCCGCGGGGGTCGTGCTGCTGGGCGATCGCCTCGGCCAGCTGCTCGACGCCTTGCGCCTCTCGGAGGCGACGGTCGCCACGATCCGCGCCAACTTCGCCCTCTCGGCGCTCTACAACGTGGTGGCGGTGCCGGTCGCGGCGATGGGCTGGGTCTCGCCCCAGTGGGCCGCGGTGCTGATGCCCGCGAGCTCGCTCTTGGTCCTCTTCAACTCCCTACGTCTGTCGAGGTGACGCCTTGGAAGCCATGTTCATCATCCTGCCCATCACCTTCCTGGCCGCCGCCTACCTCCTGTACGCGCTGATCAAGGGAATCCGGGCAGGGGAGTACGACGACGTGGAGGGCGAGAAGTACCGCATCCTCCACGACGAAGAGTGACGATCGAGCCGGACGCTTCGGCGCCTCCCCTCACGCTGGGGCAAGGATCGCAAGGGACTCACCGATAATAAGCAGGTGCACCCCCGGTTCGTCAGGAGGAGAGGATGATCGTCACCCAGCGCGTGGGAATCCCCGTCGTCGACATGGACGACTATCGCTCGGGCTCGCCCGAGGCCCGCGAGAACTTCGTCAAGACGCTCGGCGACGGGCTCAAGGAGTTCGGCTTCATCACCGTCGGACACCACGGCATCGACCAGGAGCTGATCCGCAAGGCCTATCGCCTTTACCAGGACTTCTTCGCCCTGGACCTCGAGACCAAGCGCAAGTACGGCAAGCGCCACGGCGGCCAGCGCGGCTACACCGAGTTCGGCTCGGAGAACGCCAAGGGCAACCCCGTCCCCGACCTCAAGGAGTTCTGGCACGTGGGCCGCGAGCTCGCCGCAGGCCATCCCTTGCGCTCCGAGTACCCCGACAACGTCTGGCCCGCAGAGATCGCCGAGTTCAAGCAGACCGTCCTCGCGCTCTACGGCCAGCTCGATAGCTGCGTCGACACCTTCCTCTTCGCCCTGGCCGACTACTTCGAGCTGCCCCGGACCACCTTCTCCGACATGGTCAAGGACGGCAACAGCATCCTGCGCACCATCCACTACCCGCCGCTCTCGCCCGACGCCGATCCCCGCGCGGTGCGCGCCGCCGCCCACGAGGACATCAACATGATCACCATCCTCTGCGAGGCGACCTCGTCGGGGCTGGAGCTGCTCACCCGCTCGGGCGAGTGGCTGGCCATCGACGCCCTCGAGGGCCAGATCGTCGTGGACGCGGGCGACATGCTGCAGCGGGTCACCAACCACGTGATCCCCTCGACCACCCACCGCGTCGTCAACCCCGAGGGCCCGAACACCGCCCGCTACTCGATGCCCTTCTTCGTCCACCCCTACAGCGCGTGCGACCTCACGGCCCTCGACCGGTTCGTGACCGACGAGAGCCCGCGCAAGGATCCCCCCATCACCGCCGGCGCCTTCCTCGAGCAGCGCCTGCGCGAGATCGGCCTGATCAAGTAAGACGCCCCTTTAAGCCAAAGGTCACCCGAACGCAACACGATCCGGCCTACGATGAGGGCCGGATCGTGTTGTTTCTGCTTGAGGAGTGAGGTCATGCTCGAGAAAGCCACCGCCCTGGTCGCCAGCTATAACGCCATGGTCATGGTCGCGATCGCCGCCTTCGGCATCGCGTCGGCCACCGTCTGGACGCTGGCCATGCGCCAGCGCAAGTCCCGCGGCGAATCGTAACCCCTTTCGCCGAGATCGACCGGGGGCAGGCTGAGCCTGCCCCCGGTTTCGCATGGGGAGCAGGCATTGACGCCCACCGAGGAAGGGAAGTAGCATACCCCTACCCCGTATAGCTTACCTTTCGTGAGGCTCACCCATGACCATCCTGCTGCTCGCCATCGGCTTCGTCGGCGCCTTCATCTCGGGCCTGCTCGGCGTGGGGGGGGCCATCGTCCTGATCCCCATGCTGCTGTACCTTCCCCCGCTCCTGGGGCTGGGGCGGCTCGGCATCGTCGAGATCGGCGGCATGTCGATCGTCCAGGTGCTCGTCGCCTCCTTGCTCGGCCTGCTCTCCCACCGCCGGGCGGGGCACTTCTCGAGGCGCGTGGCCCTGCCCATGGGGATCGCCATGGCCGTGGCCTCGGCCCTCGGCGCCGGCCTCTCGAGCGTCTTCTCGGGCGAGGTCCTGAGGGCGCTGTTCGCGCTTCTCGCCGGCGCGGCCGCCCTGCTGATGGTCCTGCCGGCCCCGGCCTCGGCGGACGGCGAGGAGCTGCCCGAGGGCTTCAGCCCCGCGCTGGCCTCGGCGATCGCCTCGTTGGTGGGCCTGCTGTCGGGCCTGCTCGGGGCGGGCGGCGCCTTCATGCTCACCCCTCTGATGCGCTCGGTGCTGGGGCTGCCCATGCGCCTGATCATCGGCAACTCGCTGGCCATCGTCTTCATCTCGGCCCTCTCGGCCAGCGCGACCAAGGCCCTCACCGCCCAGATCCCGTATCAGCACGCCGCCCTCCTGGTGGCGGGCGCGCTCGCGGGATCCCCGCTCGGCGCCCGGGCCTCGCTGCGCGCGCCGGTGAAGGCCCTGCGCTGGATCATGGCGATCGTGATCGGTTCGACCGCCGTCAAGATGACGCTCGACCTCCTGAGGTGAACGACCGACAGTTGACTCCTCGGAGGCGATCTCTTACCATTGGTAACGAACATACCCTAGAGGGGTATGGTAATCGAAGATCTCGCGACGGATAAGCGACCGATAAACAACCATGGAGGTCCCCATGTTCGAACTTTCCCCCGCTGAACTCAAGGCCCGGCTCGACCGCCAGGAGGCGATCGCCCTGCTGGACGTGCGCAACGCCGAGGAGTTCGAGGCCTGGCGCATCGAGAGCAAGCACGATTTCCCCGTGGCCCACGTGGCCTACTTCGACTTCATCGAGGATCCCGAGGCGGCGATCGCGGCCCTTCCCTTCTCGCAAGAGCAGGAGGTGGTGGTGGTCTGCGCCAAGGGCGGCTCCTCCGAGTTCGTGGCGAACTTGATGAACGAGGCGGGCTACAACGCCCTCAACATGACCGGCGGCATGCAGGCCTGGGGCGACCTCTACGAGGTCCGCGAGGTGGTGCCCTCGAGCGCTCGCCTCACCCTGCTGCAGTTCAACCGGGTCGGAAAGGGCTGCCTCTCCTACCTGATCGCATCGGGCAAGGAGGCGATCGTGGTCGACCCGGGCCGGCACGTCGCCCAGTACGTGGAGGAGGCCAAGAGGCGCGGGCTGAGCATCGCCCACGTGGTGGACACCCACGTCCACGCCGATCACGTCTCGGGCGCTCCTGAGCTCGTCGAGCTGACGGGGGCCCCCTACCACCTTCACGAGGGTGACGCCTCCTTCGGCAAGCTGAACGTCGCCTCCGGCGAGGGCCAGATCCGGCTGGGCGAGCTGGTGGTGGACGTGCTCCAGGAGCACACCCCGGGCCACACCCCGGGCAGCACCAGCCTGGTGGTGGACGGTCGCTTCTTCATCTCGGGCGACACCCTCTTCGTCAAGTCGGTCGGCCGTCCCGACCTGGGCGGCCACGCGGTGGAGTGGGCGCACGACCTCTACCGGACCCTGAGCGAGAAGATCCGCCGGCTCTCGGACGACACGACGGTGCTTCCCGGCCACTTCGCGAGCCTGGACGAGATCCGCGAGGACGGGGTCGTGGCGGGGGTCCTCGGCGAGATCCGCAAGAGCAACCCGGCCCTTGCCATCGAGGATGCGGGCGCCTTCGTCGCCTTCATCCAGGAGAACATGCGCCCCCAGCCCGAGCTCTACGGCGAGATCCGCCGGGTGAACCTGGGCCTGGTGAGCGCCTGCGAGGACCAGCGCACCGCCCTCGAGATCGGCAAGAACGAGTGCGCCGCCAGCAAGGCCCTCGCCTGACCCCGCCTGCATGCCCGCTTAGATAGAGAGGATCATCCCCATGCAAAACCACGACGCCACCAAGACCCTCGACGTGAAGGGCCTCAAGTGCCCCATGCCCATCGTCAAGGCCAAGAAGGAGCTGGACGCCATGGCCCCCGGCGAGACCCTCGCGGTGCTCGCGACGGACAGGGGCTCGGTGCTGGATTTCCAGGGCTGGGCCAAGACCAACAAGACGGCCCGCCTGGTCGAGCAGCAGACCGTGACGAGTGACGACGGCCGCGAGGTGTACGTCCACGTCATCGAGCGCCAGGGCTAAGGAGTAAACACGATGGATTCCACCGCAACGATCTCGGCCCTCGAGGCGCGCGTCGCGCGCCTCGAGGGCGACCTCGCCGGGCTCAAGGAGAACGTCCCCGAGGACCGCGTCTCGATGATCGTCTTCTCGGGCGACCTGGACAAGACCCTCGCGGCCTTCATCATCGCCACGGGTGCTGCCACCATGGGCATGGAGGTCTCCATGTTCTTCACCTTCTGGGGGCTCTCGGCCATCAAGGAGCGCCGGCTCTTCGACGCCAAGTCGCTCAGCGAGCGGATGATGGCCATGATGACCCCTTCGAGCTCCAAGGAGCTGAACCCCTCGAAGATGGCCTTCATGGGGGCCGGGGCGGCCCTCTTGCGCCAGATGATGAAGGACAAGGACGTGGCCTCGCTGGAGGACCTCATCTCCCTGGCCCGGGAGATGGGCGTCACCTTCACCGCCTGCGAGATGAGCATGGACGTGATGGGCGTCAAGCGCGAGGAGCTGCTCGCCGACGCGCAGCTGGGCGGGGTGGCGACCTTCATGGCGGACGCGCTGAAGAGCCGCGTCTCGCTCTTCATCTAGGAAGGATCGCCCCATGACCAGCACGACCGTCCCCCCCCTCAAGGCGAACCCGGCGATCGGCGTCGCCATGGCGCTGGCGATCGCCACCCTCAGCTACTATCTCGCCACCCTCCCGGGCCTCAAGGTCATCGGGGCGCTGACGGTGGCCCTCATCGTCGGCATCCTCTGGCGCGCCGCGGCGGGGTTGCCGAGCGCCGCGCTGAGCGGCACCAGGTTCACGGCCCGGACCGTCCTG
The DNA window shown above is from Pantanalinema sp. and carries:
- a CDS encoding sulfite exporter TauE/SafE family protein: MTILLLAIGFVGAFISGLLGVGGAIVLIPMLLYLPPLLGLGRLGIVEIGGMSIVQVLVASLLGLLSHRRAGHFSRRVALPMGIAMAVASALGAGLSSVFSGEVLRALFALLAGAAALLMVLPAPASADGEELPEGFSPALASAIASLVGLLSGLLGAGGAFMLTPLMRSVLGLPMRLIIGNSLAIVFISALSASATKALTAQIPYQHAALLVAGALAGSPLGARASLRAPVKALRWIMAIVIGSTAVKMTLDLLR
- a CDS encoding sulfurtransferase TusA family protein encodes the protein MQNHDATKTLDVKGLKCPMPIVKAKKELDAMAPGETLAVLATDRGSVLDFQGWAKTNKTARLVEQQTVTSDDGREVYVHVIERQG
- a CDS encoding MBL fold metallo-hydrolase, with translation MFELSPAELKARLDRQEAIALLDVRNAEEFEAWRIESKHDFPVAHVAYFDFIEDPEAAIAALPFSQEQEVVVVCAKGGSSEFVANLMNEAGYNALNMTGGMQAWGDLYEVREVVPSSARLTLLQFNRVGKGCLSYLIASGKEAIVVDPGRHVAQYVEEAKRRGLSIAHVVDTHVHADHVSGAPELVELTGAPYHLHEGDASFGKLNVASGEGQIRLGELVVDVLQEHTPGHTPGSTSLVVDGRFFISGDTLFVKSVGRPDLGGHAVEWAHDLYRTLSEKIRRLSDDTTVLPGHFASLDEIREDGVVAGVLGEIRKSNPALAIEDAGAFVAFIQENMRPQPELYGEIRRVNLGLVSACEDQRTALEIGKNECAASKALA
- a CDS encoding FixH family protein — encoded protein: MKFTYAQKFVAGMVGILVFTFALDIGFIVVGAMGDDGLVVENYYKHGLNYDADRATRENKQGWQVALDAPKMAQRAESAIVTLKDRDSRPLAGATVTLQLFRPTKAGYDQRITLAEVGAGRFEAPVTVPLEGLWDATVEIQQGAVRYDYRERLRLEAPRS
- a CDS encoding 2-oxoglutarate and iron-dependent oxygenase domain-containing protein, which codes for MIVTQRVGIPVVDMDDYRSGSPEARENFVKTLGDGLKEFGFITVGHHGIDQELIRKAYRLYQDFFALDLETKRKYGKRHGGQRGYTEFGSENAKGNPVPDLKEFWHVGRELAAGHPLRSEYPDNVWPAEIAEFKQTVLALYGQLDSCVDTFLFALADYFELPRTTFSDMVKDGNSILRTIHYPPLSPDADPRAVRAAAHEDINMITILCEATSSGLELLTRSGEWLAIDALEGQIVVDAGDMLQRVTNHVIPSTTHRVVNPEGPNTARYSMPFFVHPYSACDLTALDRFVTDESPRKDPPITAGAFLEQRLREIGLIK
- the ccoS gene encoding cbb3-type cytochrome oxidase assembly protein CcoS → MFIILPITFLAAAYLLYALIKGIRAGEYDDVEGEKYRILHDEE
- a CDS encoding DsrE/DsrF/DrsH-like family protein; protein product: MDSTATISALEARVARLEGDLAGLKENVPEDRVSMIVFSGDLDKTLAAFIIATGAATMGMEVSMFFTFWGLSAIKERRLFDAKSLSERMMAMMTPSSSKELNPSKMAFMGAGAALLRQMMKDKDVASLEDLISLAREMGVTFTACEMSMDVMGVKREELLADAQLGGVATFMADALKSRVSLFI
- a CDS encoding heavy metal translocating P-type ATPase encodes the protein MTTLAPSACFHCGLDARDPVTGRIGDQTRSFCCKACKLAAELIGGEGLDGFYARREGFGLKPKAAHDFPFDDPHFQESISRSEGCSMREVVLELEGLHCSACVWLIERILGKTPGVESVRVNFTARRVVIRWDPATVRLGALADTLGALGYPPSPYDPTGSDRRARTRQRAMLIRLSVAALAALGAMFVGEGLNWGGFDASEHHLRGMLSWVGLAIATPAALYVGWPFFKSAWTGLRAGALTMDATITLASLMAYLASVWATVTGRGAVYFDCLLALLFFLLVGRALEGAVRRRVLGLAERNWRLAAPSATRLKDDGEETVATSAIRTGDRLLVRPGETIPVDGRVESGTGHVDEAMLSGESLPVSKAPESPVTAGTLNLEGALVVRAERVGAETTLAQIVRWVSEADAARSPSQLLADKAATVFLPLLVLVAGLTFWLNLPLGLDHAIRNTVSVLIVTCPCALGLATPAAIAVAMARGVREGILFKGGLELERLRGVTHLILDKTGTVTAGRMRVTRVEGEGLELAASLEALSEHPMARAVTAHAQEQGLAPLPVEGFKAIPGCGVEGTVAGHQVRIGKPGWLDSMELDFIPPPPTPSRSRASVPFAASAHPAQVHQGAGSPGPETDSRILIARDGRVVGSVSIADTLRPDAAETLGALKARGIEGMLLSGDRRHVVEAIAGKLGLARFFSDVLPDGKRAVIQSERGHGRVVAMVGDGVNDAPALASADVGIAMGQGAAIAASAAGVVLLGDRLGQLLDALRLSEATVATIRANFALSALYNVVAVPVAAMGWVSPQWAAVLMPASSLLVLFNSLRLSR